The Pseudomonadota bacterium genome window below encodes:
- a CDS encoding acetyl-CoA carboxylase biotin carboxyl carrier protein subunit — protein MIKEVRSPMQGVILEILVKEGDMVAEDDELLILEAMKMENSIYTSSKGTVKEIKVKNKDTVDTDQLLVIIE, from the coding sequence ATGATTAAGGAAGTTCGTTCTCCGATGCAGGGAGTTATTCTGGAGATACTGGTTAAAGAAGGAGATATGGTAGCAGAAGATGATGAACTGCTAATTCTTGAGGCAATGAAAATGGAAAATTCCATTTATACTTCTTCAAAAGGGACAGTAAAGGAAATTAAAGTCAAAAATAAGGATACTGTTGATACTGATCAGTTATTGGTGATTATAGAATAA
- a CDS encoding 4Fe-4S binding protein — MTDLKVMMGNLELENPIIISSGHLTRTGDDVKRCIRYGAGAVITKSSFLENEYKKVVSPNSTGLFPDARAGFYPAGNGILSISGLSPMPLEAWAKWFKDNIKEIKTPVIASIMALSVEGYIKGAKLLQEAGAKAVEILLGCPLPYPLHHHLEKFSFYAPIIEEICSEVKRSVEIPLGVKMMFKPLGQSPLKIPKKAELDWMTIATVFPASPGIQLDKIEPVIPSSVFLSGSKAAKHANFVALLSQRDQYQDIHVSVSGGTQTWSDIVEFIMYGASSVQAQTVFLRKGMGLIRKLKRNLSDYMDSKGFASIEEMKGCIIPKILAYDEVVGAYEKTKGRIVVSINEQKCVGCGVCEEVCNWGAIKVDAIAEIEKEKCEGCGLCVCSCLQKALWIENSDIVRQIAGA, encoded by the coding sequence ATGACTGATTTAAAGGTAATGATGGGTAATCTGGAGCTTGAAAACCCCATTATTATTTCCTCCGGTCATTTGACCAGAACAGGTGATGACGTCAAAAGATGTATCCGGTATGGAGCGGGAGCTGTAATAACAAAAAGCAGTTTTCTGGAGAATGAATATAAAAAGGTTGTAAGTCCTAACTCAACCGGCTTGTTTCCCGATGCGCGAGCCGGTTTCTATCCTGCCGGCAACGGGATTTTATCTATATCCGGATTATCTCCCATGCCGCTTGAAGCATGGGCAAAATGGTTCAAAGACAATATTAAAGAGATTAAAACCCCTGTTATAGCCAGTATAATGGCCTTATCCGTTGAAGGTTATATTAAGGGAGCCAAATTACTTCAAGAAGCGGGTGCCAAGGCGGTTGAGATTTTGCTTGGTTGTCCTTTGCCATACCCACTTCACCATCACTTGGAAAAATTCTCGTTTTATGCTCCTATTATTGAAGAAATCTGTAGTGAGGTAAAAAGATCAGTTGAAATTCCTTTAGGTGTGAAAATGATGTTTAAGCCATTGGGGCAATCTCCTCTTAAGATCCCTAAGAAAGCTGAATTGGATTGGATGACAATAGCCACGGTTTTTCCGGCTTCTCCCGGCATACAACTCGATAAAATTGAGCCTGTAATTCCCTCATCAGTATTTCTTTCCGGCTCTAAAGCAGCAAAACATGCAAATTTTGTGGCTCTTTTAAGTCAGCGTGACCAATATCAGGATATTCATGTGTCTGTTAGCGGTGGAACGCAGACTTGGAGTGATATTGTAGAGTTTATCATGTATGGTGCAAGTTCTGTTCAGGCCCAGACTGTTTTTCTGCGAAAAGGTATGGGGTTAATTAGAAAATTAAAACGAAATTTATCAGATTATATGGATTCTAAAGGTTTTGCTTCTATTGAAGAAATGAAAGGATGTATCATTCCTAAAATCCTTGCTTACGATGAGGTTGTTGGCGCATATGAAAAAACTAAGGGCAGGATTGTAGTTTCGATAAATGAGCAAAAATGTGTTGGCTGCGGTGTGTGTGAAGAAGTCTGTAACTGGGGAGCAATAAAAGTGGATGCTATAGCAGAAATAGAAAAGGAAAAATGCGAGGGCTGCGGTCTGTGTGTTTGCAGTTGTCTCCAGAAAGCTTTATGGATTGAAAATTCTGATATTGTCAGACAAATCGCCGGGGCATAA